The Montipora foliosa isolate CH-2021 chromosome 1, ASM3666993v2, whole genome shotgun sequence genome has a window encoding:
- the LOC137999906 gene encoding uncharacterized protein encodes MNNAVQLWDGHLSVITRPVPHVQNSLDVVVKITYSGISGTDLKILEGKFPCEKSVILGHEFVGVVKEAGKEVKHVSVGDRVVINPNTSCGMCDNCAKGTPHFCKVEGVKSTVGIKRNGGWAQYCRLPAKNVIPLPHQLSFELGLLLEPMSCVIHGWNLLQPISPDSEILLCGAGSMGLLFMCLLHFRGYREVIVSELLKGRQRIAQKLDFGFQVVHPEVLVSEGRNAVNDGDEAWGFDIVIDCTGDAKTLEQGMKWLRPGGKFLLFGISPSGSEAKIDPHEICLKELKIIASRINPYTFTSAMQILQDMGPKYLSFEKLGMRTFHLQEFTAALEIQRSGEISKAVFEN; translated from the exons ATGAACAACGCAGTGCAATTATGGGACGGACACCTTTCTGTAATCACTAGACCCGTACCTCATGTTCAAAACTCACTAGATGTCGTTGTTAAAATCACTTACTCGGGGATCAGTGGTACCGATTTGAAAATTCTAGAGGGCAAGTTTCCATGCGAGAAGTCAGTCATTCTGGGTCACGAGTTCGTTGGCGTTGTTAAAGAAGCTGGAAAGGAAGTTAAACATGTTTCTGTTGGAGATCG AGTGGTCATTAACCCCAACACCAGCTGTGGAATGTGTGACAACTGTGCCAAAGGAACACCTCATTTTTGCAAAGTGGAAGGCGTGAAGTCAACAGTTGGCATAAAGCGTAATGGTGGATGGGCACAATATTGCCGCTTACCAGCAAAGAATGTTATTCCTTTGCCCCACCAGCTTTCATTTGAGCTTGGTTTATTACTTGAGCCGATGTCCTGTGTCATTCATGGATGGAATCTGCTACAGCCTATCTCCCCTGATTCTGAAATCTTACTTTGTGGTGCTGGCTCAATGGGGCTTCTTTTCATGTGTTTATTGCACTTCAGAGGTTATAGAGAAGTTATAGTTTCTGAGTTGTTAAAAGGGCGCCAGAGGATTGCTCAGAAGCTTGACTTTGGTTTCCAAGTTGTTCATCCTGAAGTCCTTGTTTCAGAAGGAAGAAATGCAGTAAATGATGGTGATGAAGCTTGGGGTTTTGACATTGTTATTGATTGTACAGGAGATGCCAAGACACTTGAACAAGGCATGAAGTGGCTGCGTCCAGGTGGCAAATTTCTTCTCTTTGGAATATCACCTTCTGGGTCTGAAGCCAAAATAGATCCACATGAAATCTGTTTAAAGGAACTAAAGATAATTGCTTCAAGAATTAATCCATATACTTTTACATCTGCTATGCAGATATTGCAAGATATGGGACCAAAGTATTTGAGTTTTGAAAAGCTTGGAATGCGTACTTTTCACTTACAAGAGTTTACGGCAGCATTAGAAATACAACGTAGTGGAGAAATTTCCAAAGCTgtttttgaaaattag